Proteins found in one Amphiura filiformis chromosome 14, Afil_fr2py, whole genome shotgun sequence genomic segment:
- the LOC140169581 gene encoding uncharacterized protein — translation MYHQVRVPEPDRDLVRFLWWPYGDLSLPLKEYRMNVHLFGATSSPSCANFALRKTADDGKEKYSEEVCNTVLSNFYVDDYLKSIESESKAIQLVSDLTSLCKDGGFKLTKWLSNSREVLQSVPEDDRAETTKTLDLKNEELPSEKVLGLLWSPETDRFGFHIKVKERPPTRRGILATVSSIYDPLGFVAPAILPAKQILQNLSKLQLGWDEPIPSELLTRWERWLDEVPKLSDFTIERCFKPKDFEESEVQMHHFCDASQKGYGSVSYLRFVNEMGQVHLTLLTAKARVAPLKIITIPCLELTAAAMAVKVNNMLQKELQLKVESTYFWTDSQSVIKYINNDTARFHTFVANRVALIRDGSQPHQWKYVGTSSNPADDCSRGLAVDCFLKNRRWTDGPDFLHKAENQWPKTTIGDSSEELAEDPEVKKKLVVNTALTEEATETMEKLLTRFSSWYQLCRCVAWILRVKKHLRKICRDRDDDRDDDRVDNGDDDGRKNDENEEHGNITDLLNVADMQEAERAVIVYVQTKAYPEEIKTLKELQLRSNDSQPEDDLQQVSKIKKASPLYRLNPFIEDGVIRVGGRLAKSALPEKTKFPSIIPKKSHIAKLILHDVHEATGHGGRNHMLAHLHKKYWITNANAAARKVINSCITCRKRNAKVQQQMMSDLPKDRVTPGEPPFSRVGMDYFGPLEVKQGRSIVKRYGVVFVCLASKAIHIEMAASLDTDACVNVIRRFVSRRGQVKQIRSDNGTNLIGAERELRREIAAWNQDRIHDYLLQREIEWIFNPPAGSHHGGIWERQIRTIRKVMCSVIKEQTLTDDSLRTLLCEIEAIVNSRPLTNVPGEVSDLEPLTPNHLLQLKSDMILPPAAAAGKLSQYAKRRWRQVQYLADLFWRRWIKEYLPQLQQRQKWIHPQRNAKVGDVVMVVNESTPRNVWPLGRVVETLPASDGLVRRVRVKTRTSILTRPIDKLCLLLESEVTD, via the coding sequence ATGTACCATCAAGTGCGTGTACCAGAACCAGACAGAGACTTAGTAAGATTTCTATGGTGGCCCTACGGTGACCTGAGTCTGCCTCTGAAGGAATATAGGATGAATGTGCACTTGTTCGGCGCAACTTCGTCACCTTCATGTGCGAATTTCGCACTGAGAAAGACCGCTGATGATGGTAAGGAAAAATACAGCGAAGAAGTATGCAACACGGTGCTGTCCAACTTCTATGTCGATGACTACCTCAAATCTATCGAAAGTGAAAGCAAAGCTATTCAACTCGTCAGTGATCTCACCAGCTTGTGTAAGGATGGTGGCTTCAAGTTGACAAAGTGGTTGAGTAACTCAAGAGAAGTGTTGCAGTCAGTCCCTGAAGACGATAGAGCTGAGACTACAAAGACACTAGATTTGAAGAATGAAGAGTTACCATCAGAAAAGGTGCTGGGGTTGCTATGGTCACCAGAAACCGACAGGTTTGGCTTCCATATTAAAGTGAAAGAGAGACCTCCTACCAGAAGAGGCATCCTAGCAACTGTAAGCTCCATCTATGACCCGCTAGGATTTGTTGCTCCAGCAATCCTGCCAGCAAAACAAATATTGCAGAACTTAAGCAAGCTGCAGCTTGGTTGGGATGAGCCTATTCCTAGTGAGCTTCTGACCCGTTGGGAAAGATGGCTTGATGAAGTACCGAAATTGTCAGATTTCACCATCGAAAGATGTTTCAAGCCCAAGGACTTTGAAGAAAGTGAAGTCCAGATGCACCACTTCTGTGATGCAAGTCAGAAGGGATATGGTTCAGTGAGCTACTTGCGATTTGTTAATGAGATGGGTCAAGTGCATCTTACTCTCCTGACAGCCAAGGCAAGAGTTGCTCCCTTGAAGATCATAACTATACCTTGCCTAGAGTTAACTGCAGCTGCAATGGCAGTAAAGGTCAACAACATGTTGCAAAAGGAACTACAGTTGAAAGTCGAAAGCACATACTTCTGGACTGATAGTCAGTCCGTGATCAAGTATATTAACAATGACACCGCCAGATTCCACACCTTTGTGGCTAATCGAGTCGCACTGATTAGAGATGGCTCCCAGCCACACCAATGGAAGTATGTAGGAACCAGCTCAAACCCTGCAGACGACTGCTCAAGGGGCTTAGCCGTTGATTGCTTCCTCAAGAATAGAAGGTGGACTGATGGTCCAGATTTCTTACACAAAGCAGAAAACCAGTGGCCGAAGACTACCATTGGAGACAGCTCTGAAGAGCTAGCTGAAGATCCTGAAGTTAAAAAGAAATTAGTAGTCAACACAGCGTTGACAGAAGAAGCAACAGAGACCATGGAGAAACTACTTACACGATTCTCCTCATGGTATCAACTTTGTCGTTGTGTTGCATGGATCCTCAGAGTCAAGAAACATCTCCGCAAGATCTGTCGTGATAGAGATGATGATAGAGATGATGATAGAGTTGATAATGGAGATGATGATGGTAGAAAGAATGATGAGAATGAAGAGCATGGCAACATTACAGATTTGCTTAATGTTGCTGACATGCAAGAAGCAGAAAGAGCTGTGATAGTATATGTCCAAACCAAGGCATATCCAGAAGAAATTAAGACACTAAAAGAGCTGCAATTGAGAAGTAATGACAGTCAGCCAGAAGATGACTTGCAACAAGTTAGCAAGATTAAGAAAGCAAGTCCTCTCTACAGACTTAATCCATTTATAGAAGATGGAGTAATCAGAGTAGGTGGTCGACTGGCTAAGTCAGCTCTacctgaaaagacaaaatttccATCAATCATACCAAAGAAGTCCCACATTGCAAAGTTGATTTTACATGACGTTCATGAAGCAACTGGACATGGGGGCAGAAACCACATGTTGGCGCATCTGCATAAGAAGTACTGGATAACGAATGCTAATGCAGCAGCTAGAAAGGTTATCAACAGTTGCATCACCTGCAGAAAGAGGAATGCAAAAGTACAACAGCAGATGATGAGTGATCTTCCCAAAGACAGAGTCACTCCAGGAGAGCCACCATTTTCAAGAGTTGGAATGGACTATTTCGGTCCACTAGAAGTTAAACAAGGCCGTAGTATAGTCAAGCGATATGGTGTAGTGTTCGTCTGCCTTGCATCCAAAGCCATACACATTGAAATGGCAGCGTCTTTGGATACCGATGCCTGCGTAAATGTCATACGACGATTCGTGTCCAGAAGAGGCCAAGTGAAACAGATCCGCTCTGACAATGGCACCAATTTGATAGGGGCAGAAAGAGAATTACGCCGAGAAATTGCCGCTTGGAATCAAGACAGAATCCATGACTACCTTCTGCAAAGAGAGATTGAGTGGATCTTTAATCCACCAGCAGGAAGTCACCATGGAGGCATCTGGGAACGTCAAATACGGACAATCAGGAAAGTGATGTGCTCTGTTATAAAGGAACAAACACTAACAGATGACTCTCTTCGTACTTTACTGTGTGAGATAGAAGCCATAGTTAACAGCCGACCACTCACCAATGTTCCAGGAGAAGTATCTGACTTAGAGCCACTTACACCAAATCACCTTCTTCAACTAAAGAGTGACATGATCTTACCACCAGCCGCTGCTGCAGGAAAGCTGAGTCAGTATGCCAAGCGTCGGTGGAGGCAAGTCCAGTATCTGGCAGACCTGTTTTGGCGCAGATGGATCAAAGAATACCTTCCTCAGTTACAACAAAGACAAAAGTGGATTCACCCACAGCGAAATGCCAAGGTGGGAGATGTCGTCATGGTTGTAAATGAATCTACTCCCAGAAACGTATGGCCCCTGGGCAGAGTGGTTGAAACACTCCCTGCAAGTGATGGACTGGTTCGACGTGTGCGAGTAAAAACTAGGACAAGCATTCTCACCAGACCCATTGATAAACTGTGTCTGCTGTTAGAATCAGAAGTCACAGACTAA
- the LOC140169582 gene encoding uncharacterized protein codes for MAGEVVEHVTFPVNESDEVYVAISALLQRVQHEEVPAHSVVTSVVSEDGNITYTTLQPAVDVQHVQVEVPVDQVVDATGMVQHVQHVDVQHVDMQQVHVTEVEQAAAALQHVQVQNIHQTPVTLAQIAQAVGGETEIIITPDQQPVKKSPRKRQPKTKDKDKVYRCAYCSKDFTDTSNLKQHQRIHTGEKRYMCRYCGKAFVQSSNCRLHERSHTGEKPFTCTSCGKGFSKSSNLKLHIKTHTGEKAFKCQICGKGFICGSDLNKHEKRHTAEKPYWCSVCGRNFSSDEQLNKHNQKAHLVAKPHMCQGCGKSFARITYLKLHEKTHCPSGHERVSNKGVWHSPRFNSGPHMSQDVVNHLPDYMKRCIVHLDINGFNSGPYMSQRCGKSFARITYLKLHEKTHCPSGHERLHTCKACNKSFAKPILLKEHEKTHTGEAPYKCHQCDLAFTEPVELEDHVKYHEQAQEQKFVSSAKYVPTVVIESPAIPQCAPPPPQTEVQPHTAPQQITVGTNHTTTATGEGNVNWATWNLSDVFDETDSHDPLPPTSDPQGQLPGHQGQLPGQQGQLPGHQGQLPGHQGQLPGQQQPPPGQVVNQDQVQSTTDPSLPDGQADGQPLQATGPDGQSIINQVINRVGGRIRKQKKNGGKVYMCPTCGKDYADSSNLRQHQRLHTGEKPYTCQHCGKKFTQRSNCKVHERTHTGEKPYKCKYCDKGFSKTTNLRIHAKRHTGKGNFTCQHCNRVYVYEYELRNHLRIHTGEKPYKCDQCGRSFAQSSNLKAHSVVHTGNRPFACKLCDKTFKWRTELKNHQVVHTGTRAFNCDQCGKSYSSATYLKIHMRIHSGDKPFKCTVCNKSFALRSSLFQHKNTHLSSRPFKCQTPECGKGFKTKNQLNIHTLMHTNSKQFQCEVCMKRFARKGNLMAHLKLHQGERDRPHECSTCGKRCLFESELRVHERTHTGEKPYTCLACGKSFSQRGNLKQHEVTHTGTRPYKCTEENCDRTYKYIGDLQKHRKEKHTMDTPYDCSHCGRSFSVKIDLIRHQRKHTGEKPFECTDCGMKFSQSSNYRNHQRKRHNLKPFSCTQCDAIFAKAYELKEHTRQHVDIFKCAHCDVTFATDELRKQHEGTHKPHSCPYCDRCFSTLDELAQHSKNHLGPKAQKCSVCDKIFNGPSNLKMHESRVHGLSPFRCKICEEGFQRAGELKEHEETHLKDTPHRCVFCTEPFLTEVELTIHIASHTGEKPYQCGICGKRYHWKEISRHATRTSGDTPFKCNFAIKHIPLTAICRNIYDDIPEKNPLPVLSARRDSRNLVACVCMKRLHMVWSHIHALYADYDSQNIPNSNPISKVTRVSNVSFAKSCS; via the exons ATGGCGGGTGAAGTAGTCGAACATGTTACTTTTCCCGTTAACGAAAGCGATGAAGTTTATGTGGCTATATCAGCTCTTTTACAACGAGTACAGCACGAAGAAGTTCCTGCGCATTCTGTTGTAACTTCAGTGGTCTCTGAAGATGGTAACATAACGTATACAACTTTGCAACCAGCCGTTGACGTCCAACATGTCCAAGTCGAAGTACCGGTTGACCAGGTTGTGGATGCGACGGGAATGGTACAACACGTACAACATGTCGATGTTCAGCATGTTGATATGCAGCAA GTGCATGTCACTGAAGTGGAACAAGCTGCAGCAGCATTACAACACGTCCAGGTGCAAAACATCCATCAAACACCTGTCACATTGGCACAGATTGCCCAGGCTG TTGGAGGGGAAACTGAGATCATCATTACACCAGACCAACAACCAGTCAAGAAGAGTCCCCGAAAACGACAACCAAAAACTAAAGATAAAGACAAGGTCTACAG GTGTGCATATTGCAGTAAGGACTTCACTGATACAAGCAACTTGAAGCAACATCAAcggattcacacaggagagaaacgaTACATGTGTCGATACTGCGGCAAGGCTTTTGTACAGAGTTCCAATTGTAGACTTCATGAAAGGTCACATACAG GAGAGAAGCCATTTACCTGTACCAGCTGTGGTAAAGGATTCAGTAAAAGCAGCAACTTGAAGCTCCACATCAAAACACACACAGGAGAAAAGGCCTTCAA GTGTCAGATATGTGGTAAAGGCTTCATCTGTGGTTCAGATCTCAACAAACACGAAAAACGACACACTGCTGAAAAACCTTACTGGTGCTCCGTTTGCGGAAGGAATTTCTCTTCAGACGAGCAGCTCAATAAACACAACCAGAAAGCCCATTTGGTCGCTAAGCCCCACATGTGTCAGGGATGTGGCAAATCATTTGCTAGAATCACATACTTGAAACTACATGAGAAGACGCATTGTCCTTCTGGGCATGAACGGGTAAGTAATAAAGGAGTGTGGCATTCCCCAAGGTTCAATTCAGGGCCCCACATGAGTCAGGATGTGGTAAATCATTTGCCAGACTACATGAAAAGATGCATTGTCCATCTGGACATCAACGG GTTCAATTCAGGGCCCTACATGAGTCAGAGATGTGGCAAATCATTTGCTAGAATCACATACTTGAAACTACATGAGAAGACGCATTGTCCTTCTGGGCATGAACGG TTGCACACCTGTAAGGCCTGTAATAAGAGTTTTGCGAAACCCATCCTTCTTAAAGAGCATGAGAAGACTCACACAGGGGAAGCTCCATACAAGTGTCATCAGTGCGATTTGGCTTTTACTGAACCAGTTGAATTAGAG gacCATGTGAAATACCATGAGCAAGCCCAAGAACAGAAGTTTGTGAGCAGTGCCAAATATGTCCCTACAGTTGTTATTGAATCTCCAGCTATTCCACAATGTGCACCTCCTCCCCCTCAGACAGAAGTACAGCCACATACTGCACCACAACAAATCACTGTGGGTACGAATcatactactactgctactgggGAAGGCAATGTGAATTGGGCAACATGGAATCTGTCGGATGTTTTTG ATGAAACCGATAGTCACGACCCATTACCACCAACAAGTGACCCACAAGGTCAACTTCCAGGTCACCAAGGTCAACTCCCAGGTCAACAAGGTCAACTCCCAGGTCACCAAGGTCAACTCCCAGGTCACCAAGGTCAACTTCCAGGTCAACAGCAACCACCACCCGGTCAAGTGGTCAACCAAGATCAAGTTCAGTCCACAACTGACCCATCACTACCTGATGGTCAAGCCGATGGTCAGCCGTTGCAAGCTACTGGACCAGATGGCCAATCAATAATCAACCAAGTTATTAATCGTGTCGGTGGACGTATCCGGAAGCAGAAAAAGAATGGTGGAAAG GTGTACATGTGTCCAACATGTGGTAAAGACTATGCGGATAGCAGTAACCTGCGACAGCATCAAAGACTTCATACCGGCGAAAAACCTTATACTTGTCAACATTGTGGGAAAAAGTTTACACAGAGAAGCAATTGCAAAGTGCATGAGAGAACTCATACTG GTGAAAAACCGTATAAATGCAAGTATTGCGACAAGGGCTTCTCCAAAACGACCAACTTACGTATCCATGCCAAGCGTCATACCGGTAAAGGCAACTTCACGTGCCAGCATTGTAATCGTGTTTACGTTTACGAGTATGAGCTGCGTAATCATCTCAGGATACATACTG GCGAGAAGCCGTACAAATGTGATCAATGTGGCCGCAGCTTCGCTCAGAGCAGCAACTTAAAAGCACACTCTGTGGTTCATACTGGTAACAGGCCATTTGCTTGTAAACTGTGCGACAAGACCTTCAAATGGCGCACGGAACTGAAGAACCACCAAGTCGTTCATACCGGAACAAGGGCCTTTAATTGTGATCAATGCGGGAAGTCGTACTCAAGCGCCACCTATTTAAAGATTCACATGCGCATACACTCTGGTGACAAACCATTCAAGTGCACTGTGTGCAACAAATCATTTGCATTACGTTCTTCGCTGTTCCAGCATAAAAATACGCACTTATCCAGTCGGCCATTCAAGTGTCAGACCCCGGAATGTGGGAAAGGTTTTAAGACAAAAAACCAATTAAATATTCACACTTTGATGCATACGAACTCAAAGCAGTTCCAGTGTGAGGTATGTATGAAACGCTTTGCACGTAAAGGAAACTTGATGGCTCACCTAAAGCTTCATCAAGGTGAACGTGACAGGCCACACGAATGCAGCACGTGCGGGAAACGGTGTTTATTCGAAAGCGAGTTACGTGTTCACGAACGAACGCACACCGGTGAGAAACCATACACCTGTCTTGCGTGTGGGAAAAGTTTCTCGCAGCGAGGAAATCTGAAACAGCACGAGGTGACACATACGGGAACACGTCCGTATAAATGTACGGAAGAAAACTGCGATCGGACGTACAAGTACATTGGCGATCTGCAGAAACATCGTAAAGAGAAGCATACGATGGATACACCATATGATTGCAGTCATTGCGGGCGTAGTTTCTCTGTCAAGATCGATTTGATTCGTCACCAACGCAAACACACCGGTGAAAAACCTTTCGAATGTACAGATTGCGGCATGAAGTTTTCGCAGAGTAGCAATTATCGCAATCATCAACGTAAAAGGCACAATTTGAAACCGTTCTCATGCACGCAGTGTGatgcaatttttgcaaaagcATACGAATTGAAAGAACATACACGCCAGCATGTCGATATCTTCAAATGTGCGCATTGTGATGTAACGTTTGCGACGGATGAGTTGCGAAAACAGCATGAAGGTACGCATAAACCGCATTCGTGTCCGTATTGTGATCGCTGCTTCTCAACGCTTGATGAACTCGCGCAACACAGTAAAAATCATCTAGGACCGAAGGCACAAAAATGCAGCGTTTGCGACAAGATTTTCAACGGCCCATCGAATCTGAAAATGCACGAATCACGAGTTCACGGTTTATCACCGTTCCGTTGTAAAATATGCGAGGAAGGATTCCAACGAGCAGGTGAATTGAAAGAGCACGAAGAGACGCATTTGAAAGATACACCGCATCGATGCGTGTTTTGCACGGAGCCGTTTTTAACAGAGGTAGAATTGACGATTCACATCGCGTCTCATACAGGAGAGAAGCCGTACCAATGCGGCATTTGCGGAAAGCGGTATCATTGGAAGGAGATCTCACGGCACGCAACGCGAACATCGGGAGACACACCATTTAAGTGCAATTTTGCGATAAAGCATATACCGCTAACTGCGATTTGCAGAAACATTTACGACGACATACCGGAGAAAAACCCTTTGCCTGTTCTCAGTGCCCGACGCGATTCCCGCAATCTGGTAGCATGCGTATGCATGAAAAGACTGCACATGGTTTGGAGCCATATCCATGCTCTATATGCGGACTACGATTCCCAAAATATTCCGAACTCAAACCCCATTTCGAAAGTCACAAGAGTTTCAAATGTCAGCTTTGCGAAAAGCTGTTCATGA